In the Flavobacteriales bacterium genome, ATCAGGTAGGAATAAGTGCAACGAGCACGGGGATTTCTGTTTATCTGATGGGTGTAAGCGATAAGACCTTGCTTAAACAGCAATTTGGAAGCCGATTGCCCCATGCGCAAATGAGTGGTTATTGCGTTAAAATAAAACATCTGTATGAAATGGATTGGTCGGCATTCAATGAATTGCTGGCGTTTGGATTTAGTTTGGAGTCCCGCAGCTAAAAATGAAATGATGGTTACAGCAGATCAATTAATCAATGCCCATCAAAAAGTTAAATCCGGTGCCGATTTCCCCGCCTATATCCGGGATTTAAAAGCGCTGGGTGTTTTGCACTATGAAACCTTTGTTTCCGATGGTCGCACCCAATTTTATGGAGCTTCGAATCACCAGGTGAATGTGCCCGGAAAGTATGCGGAGTTATCTATTTCAGCGATTACCGACGCAGAAAAATTCAAACTTGAATTATTGAAGCACCAACAAGGAAAAAGCGATTATCCCACCTTTGTAAAATGCTGTGCCGATACCGGTGTTTTCAAATGGAAGGTGGATGTAAAATCCATGACCT is a window encoding:
- a CDS encoding DUF1801 domain-containing protein; the encoded protein is MSVESSILEYIKSLPEGIAKDIECLHRHILQHFPTKKLWFLDGKNEHGKVVSNPNIGYGICQLSKGKQKEFYQVGISATSTGISVYLMGVSDKTLLKQQFGSRLPHAQMSGYCVKIKHLYEMDWSAFNELLAFGFSLESRS
- a CDS encoding DUF1398 domain-containing protein; protein product: MVTADQLINAHQKVKSGADFPAYIRDLKALGVLHYETFVSDGRTQFYGASNHQVNVPGKYAELSISAITDAEKFKLELLKHQQGKSDYPTFVKCCADTGVFKWKVDVKSMTCTYFDPSGTELLCEDIPV